The genomic region taactcacacttatgttgttccaaacctgtatgactttcttttctccatggaacacaaagggagatgcctcagccaccattcacttttacagTAAGGaccaaaaatgcaatgaaagtgaatggtgactgagagccagacatctccttttgtgttctacggaagaaagaaagaagccGTATGGATTTGAAacacatgatggtgagtaaattatgacataattttcatttttaaatagttCTAAACCATTTGTAACTGTGACAACCCTTGCTGTTCTCCCAGATAGTGTTCTATGAGGGGAAGTGTTTCACTGGCAGTAGGCTGGAGGTGTTTGGAGAATGTGATAACTTCCAGGATCGTGGATTCATGAACAGGGCGAACTCCATCCGCGTGGAGAGTGGGGCTTGGGTGTGCTTTGACCATCCAGATTTCAAGGGACAACAGTACATTCTGGAGAAAGGAGAGTATCCGGACTTCCAACGCTGGAACTCCCACAATGATCACATGGGCTCCTGCAAGCCAATCAAAATGGTGAGGAAGAAAATGCACTTGCATACCACTGTATTCAGTACTGTACTGTTTACTGcctaatgtttttgtaaaatagcATGTGGGACAGCCTGCAGTGTGCAGCATTAAATGTTACAAACAACAGCATGCCACATTATTGTCACTGCTGTGCTGACCCCGTGATACCGCAccagtgttgggaagtaactTACCAGCTTTTTCAGTAACAAGCTACCTTTTTTTTAAGCATGTAATGGTGTAACAAGAAAAATtctacatgttttttgtcacattgtattgcacaAACTGCAGTTGAGAAAAAAGTTCCTTTTGGGTtgtgaaaacattatttgaaaGTTCTGGGAACGTTCAAAACTttagtttttcaaatgttttacaaatgttttttctcGGTTATAGGAACGCTCTggaaaaagttttaaaattgtgtctttttttgttttgttttacaatgCAGTAACATTTAAAGAACATCCCACTAACAATGTGTGAATAATCTTTTCATGCTAACGTTTTGAGAACGTTTATCAACGACAGAAAACATTGAAAGAACGTTTTATGAATGTTACTGCAAGAACGCTTGTTCAGAAGTTTTAGAGAATGTTAGCCAAAGTTCTGAGAACGTTCCTTGTTAGCTTTGAAGTAAAATATTTAGGTAATTGCTTTTGACTCAGTTAatataaaagtgttttaatagttgtatttattaaagattattttatGTTCAATTTAGCATGTTTTAATTGCTTTGATGTCATAATGCTGATATGTTATAGGCTAACACAGTGTAATTATAGCAAATTAGACATACAcaagtgtatttaaaaaaaatacgatTTTTACACAATAGTtattggttatatatatataaaagccaaGTCAAAATATCTGTCTATATCactattaaaaatgtcaaaactttTGGCAGTCCGATCATATATAGTTAAAACTGAGGTTGATAACACTTCTGGTTTATTGATCACTCCATGAATAAAAATTTATGTCAAGGTATTCTGTACAGTGCGCTGTGCTTGTAAACTGCACATTTAGACAAATGCAGTGGATAATATAGAAAGTTCACATGCTGCACACACTAAACTGCATACTGCAGATAATCATGAGCAGTATGGTTGCATGCTATTCTGAACAACTTAATCATTTTCTcgctctgtctttctttctcagcATGGGGAGCACTACAGAATGGAGCTGTATGAGGGAGAGAACTTCACTGGTCAGTGTGTTGAACTGTGTGAAGACTGTCCCTTCCTCCAGACCACAGGATTCAGCAAGAACTGTCTCAACTCCATTAAAGTCTATGGAGACGGCGCGTAAGTTCCATAAAGACAAATACCAAATAAAGCTAAGCTTTATTATTCAATCAAAAACTGAAAGTGTATTTGCTCAGATGTTAACTAGCGGTTCGTAAaccaaaaatgggtcacaggtctgaTCTGATTGCAGACAGCAGGGTACaagaatgaaaatgcaaaaaatatttgtatatatttgtaatagCATTGAGTTGGGTCTTcatttgatgtccaatgtacaatctgcatcctgaagcaaaaccagttgaggacCACTGTAGACAATAGATGTAAGACAACTAATGCTAAGAATGTGTttatataattctctctctctctctctctcaatttcaattttaattttgttaactTTTTCAGTATGATAAATAACTGTATTTTCTGTGTTTCGCCAAGATATTTGCACTATAGCTGTATAAAGGCATTAGTGCAATGCAAAATGAAATGACTAGAgtgggaaataaaaataaaagtgtctctctctccctctattgGTTTAGTTGGGTGATGTACGAGGAGCCGAACTACCGCGGCCGCATGTACATTGTGGAGAGAGGAAACTACTGCACGTTTATGGAGTGGCAAGCTGAGAATCCCAACATTCAGTCTATCCGCAAGGTGGTCAACTATTTCTAAACCTTTAAACACAACAGCTCTATTAGATGCTCTAGTTTATTGACCACCTAACAGCCGAGCTTTGATTTGTAAATCACATATAGCTAATTGCTTTTAATCTCTATGGAATTTCAGTAATAAATTggttttttaaaaagaaatattattAGCACAGAAAGAGTTTATCTAAattttgtctgttttattttgtatttgtattgacaCAATGGgctgaaataaaaatgaattgtgaaTCAAAAATGTGAACTAATGAGTAATCATGCTATCGAAATAGTCATCATATGTGATTCCAGGgctttattaattatttgatttgctttgagagtgaataatgacttaaatttgattCTGTTAATtacacaaagtgatcatatggcttcagaagacttggattatagtgCATAAATCATAACGATTACTTTTACTgaggttttatggtgttttttcctCCATGTTGGAGCCTGACAGACCcgcagtcactgttcactttcattatatggcaaataaaccctgtgaggccttttaaaaaaattcaccttttgtgttctacggaagaaagaaagttataaacg from Myxocyprinus asiaticus isolate MX2 ecotype Aquarium Trade chromosome 5, UBuf_Myxa_2, whole genome shotgun sequence harbors:
- the LOC127440694 gene encoding gamma-crystallin N-A isoform X2, whose amino-acid sequence is MDLKHMMIVFYEGKCFTGSRLEVFGECDNFQDRGFMNRANSIRVESGAWVCFDHPDFKGQQYILEKGEYPDFQRWNSHNDHMGSCKPIKMHGEHYRMELYEGENFTGQCVELCEDCPFLQTTGFSKNCLNSIKVYGDGAWVMYEEPNYRGRMYIVERGNYCTFMEWQAENPNIQSIRKVVNYF
- the LOC127440694 gene encoding gamma-crystallin N-A isoform X1; translation: MSQYSGKIVFYEGKCFTGSRLEVFGECDNFQDRGFMNRANSIRVESGAWVCFDHPDFKGQQYILEKGEYPDFQRWNSHNDHMGSCKPIKMHGEHYRMELYEGENFTGQCVELCEDCPFLQTTGFSKNCLNSIKVYGDGAWVMYEEPNYRGRMYIVERGNYCTFMEWQAENPNIQSIRKVVNYF